One window of the Betaproteobacteria bacterium genome contains the following:
- a CDS encoding DUF3108 domain-containing protein, whose translation MHTNAPSIAMPPSNAAWPLMHSRRVLAFAFLLSTALHFFAWLATPYFIQAWREPAAARFDAVLVPIVDSQPISAPVLKASASRGRRATKAVAPKPAPIPRSDTPFAAPENAIAIDRPTETSDENGSIAASASDQKLATAADSNTIAAATPAIVEAITTTIPVALAQKDPEPSPLELPSRISIAYKMTSSISDGVADYKWTRDGDRFEIDSSMQATGFIIGNFVGVLHQVSRGVITPAGLQPSSFQIRRGDAAADTADFLRASNELKLTRGGDSRLLPLPPLIQDMQSFLFQLAFDAPKMQRADDRLEVLVTNARKVYRHRFRQVGIETVETRSGPIESVHLRSEASDPEDTYEVWLAPDNFHLPVKIKFYAGRFPIELIATSIRTTP comes from the coding sequence ATGCACACCAACGCGCCCTCCATTGCCATGCCGCCGTCAAACGCGGCATGGCCGCTTATGCACAGTCGACGCGTACTCGCATTCGCGTTCCTGCTCTCGACGGCGCTGCATTTTTTTGCCTGGCTGGCAACGCCGTATTTCATTCAGGCCTGGCGTGAGCCGGCGGCGGCACGTTTCGATGCGGTACTCGTGCCAATAGTGGATTCGCAGCCCATCTCTGCACCTGTGCTTAAGGCCTCCGCAAGTCGCGGCAGGCGCGCGACGAAGGCCGTCGCACCCAAGCCAGCACCGATACCACGCTCCGACACCCCCTTTGCCGCACCGGAGAACGCAATCGCCATTGATCGCCCAACCGAAACCAGCGATGAGAATGGTTCGATCGCTGCTTCCGCGTCCGATCAAAAGTTAGCCACTGCGGCGGATAGCAACACGATTGCTGCGGCGACGCCGGCAATTGTCGAGGCCATCACTACAACAATTCCGGTTGCGCTCGCGCAGAAAGATCCCGAACCGTCGCCGCTGGAATTACCATCGCGCATATCAATTGCGTACAAGATGACTTCCAGCATTTCTGATGGAGTGGCTGATTACAAATGGACACGCGATGGCGATCGTTTCGAAATCGACAGCAGCATGCAGGCCACCGGGTTCATTATCGGAAATTTCGTCGGCGTTTTACATCAGGTCAGCCGCGGTGTAATCACCCCCGCCGGGCTTCAGCCCAGTTCATTTCAGATAAGACGTGGTGACGCAGCGGCGGACACGGCGGATTTTCTGCGCGCCTCAAACGAGTTGAAATTGACACGTGGTGGAGACTCTCGCCTGCTGCCTTTGCCACCGCTGATACAAGATATGCAGAGTTTTCTGTTCCAGTTGGCTTTTGACGCGCCCAAAATGCAGCGCGCGGATGACCGGCTGGAAGTACTGGTCACAAACGCCCGAAAAGTGTATCGGCACCGCTTCAGGCAAGTCGGCATTGAGACGGTCGAAACCCGCTCTGGCCCCATAGAATCCGTCCATTTGCGCAGCGAGGCGAGCGACCCCGAGGATACCTACGAGGTTTGGCTGGCCCCGGATAATTTCCATTTACCCGTAAAAATAAAGTTCTACGCCGGGCGGTTCCCCATTGAATTAATTGCGACAAGTATCCGTACTACGCCATAA
- a CDS encoding 4-hydroxy-tetrahydrodipicolinate synthase — protein MLTGSLVAIVTPMLPDGALDFARLKKLIDWHVGEGTDGIVIVGTTGESPTVDFDEHRRLIEAAVDFAGKRIPVIAGTGGNSTTEAIHLTEFAKDAGADYALSVVPYYNKPTQEGMYQHFRAIAEAVQMPTILYNVPGRTIADLSADTTIRLSEIPNIVGIKDATANMARGTELLLRAPKDFAIYSGEDVSTLALMLLGAHGTISVTANVAPRLMHEMCVAALKGDRVRAIEINNRLLGLHNRLFLESNPIPVKWALNRMGLIDSGIRLPLTPFDPKFHGKLMEAMITAGIIERAEQVEPIEHVKEVA, from the coding sequence ATGTTAACCGGAAGCCTGGTGGCGATTGTCACCCCGATGCTGCCAGATGGCGCGCTCGATTTTGCGCGACTGAAAAAACTCATCGATTGGCATGTTGGGGAAGGGACCGACGGCATCGTAATCGTCGGAACGACGGGCGAATCGCCGACAGTCGATTTCGATGAGCATCGCCGCTTGATCGAAGCCGCGGTCGACTTTGCGGGCAAGCGAATTCCAGTGATCGCGGGCACGGGCGGAAACTCAACCACGGAAGCTATTCATCTGACTGAGTTTGCAAAAGATGCTGGCGCGGATTACGCCCTATCGGTGGTGCCGTATTACAACAAACCTACTCAAGAGGGAATGTATCAGCACTTTCGCGCCATCGCCGAAGCAGTTCAGATGCCGACCATTTTGTATAACGTACCGGGTCGCACCATCGCGGATCTGTCCGCTGACACGACAATCCGCCTGTCAGAAATTCCAAACATTGTTGGCATCAAGGATGCGACCGCGAACATGGCGCGTGGCACGGAGTTGCTGCTGCGCGCGCCAAAGGACTTCGCCATTTACAGTGGCGAGGACGTGTCAACGCTGGCGCTGATGTTGCTGGGTGCGCATGGCACAATATCGGTGACGGCAAATGTCGCGCCGCGCTTGATGCATGAAATGTGCGTGGCGGCGCTGAAAGGCGACCGCGTCCGTGCCATTGAAATCAACAATCGATTGCTCGGGTTGCATAACCGGCTATTCCTGGAATCCAATCCGATCCCGGTCAAATGGGCTCTGAATAGAATGGGCCTTATCGACTCTGGTATTCGCCTCCCGCTCACGCCGTTTGATCCAAAATTTCATGGCAAATTGATGGAAGCCATGATCACCGCGGGTATTATCGAGCGGGCCGAACAAGTCGAGCCCATCGAACACGTAAAGGAAGTAGCCTAA
- the kynU gene encoding kynureninase codes for MSSPLSRTRTECEALDRADPLAFARKRFLLPEGVVYLDGNSLGALPATTANCLQDTVRHEWGVGLIRSWNDADWVALPKRIGSTIAALLGAQENEIIATDSTSINIFKILAGALSLASKQDNSRRVILSERDNFPTDLYISQGINATFGNAYELRLVDENIESAFNDRVAVALVTQVDYRTGRMHNMARLNKLAREAGTRVVWDLSHSAGAVPVELNKNGAELAAGCGYKYLNGGPGAPAYLYVASALQADFPTPLSGWFGHAAPFDFKPDYLPAPGIERFQCGTPSVLAMLALGCGLATFADVSMDELRDKSLRLSDLFWQLMDEQCGEFGFACVSPREHAIRGSQLSFAHEHASAIMQALIDRGVIGDFRQPNLLRFGFTPLYLRYTDVCDAVKVIREVMQCGAWKATRFQQRKQVT; via the coding sequence ATGAGTAGCCCGTTGAGCCGCACTCGCACGGAATGTGAAGCCCTTGATCGTGCGGACCCGCTGGCGTTCGCGCGAAAAAGATTTCTTTTACCGGAAGGCGTGGTCTATCTAGACGGTAACTCCCTCGGCGCATTGCCCGCCACGACCGCAAACTGCCTGCAAGACACCGTGCGGCACGAGTGGGGCGTTGGCCTGATTCGTTCATGGAACGACGCGGACTGGGTTGCGTTGCCAAAGCGGATTGGCAGCACCATTGCCGCCCTGCTCGGCGCGCAGGAAAACGAGATCATTGCCACGGACTCGACGTCTATAAACATCTTCAAAATACTTGCAGGTGCGTTGTCCCTTGCTTCGAAGCAAGACAATTCGCGCAGGGTGATTCTGTCGGAGCGGGACAATTTTCCGACGGATCTGTACATTTCGCAGGGCATCAATGCCACGTTCGGAAATGCATACGAACTGCGATTGGTTGATGAAAATATCGAGTCGGCTTTCAATGATCGGGTGGCGGTAGCGCTGGTCACGCAAGTCGATTACCGTACAGGCCGCATGCACAACATGGCGCGACTGAACAAACTGGCTCGCGAGGCAGGTACGCGCGTTGTCTGGGATCTTAGTCACAGCGCCGGCGCGGTGCCGGTGGAGTTGAACAAAAACGGCGCGGAACTGGCTGCCGGCTGCGGCTACAAATATCTCAACGGCGGGCCGGGCGCGCCGGCATATCTCTATGTGGCGAGTGCCTTGCAAGCTGACTTCCCGACCCCGTTGTCGGGATGGTTCGGTCATGCGGCACCGTTCGACTTCAAGCCGGATTACTTGCCAGCACCCGGAATTGAACGATTCCAGTGCGGAACTCCTTCCGTGCTGGCGATGCTCGCTCTCGGTTGTGGCCTCGCGACTTTCGCGGACGTCTCCATGGACGAACTGCGCGATAAATCCCTTAGACTCTCGGACCTGTTTTGGCAGTTGATGGATGAACAATGTGGAGAATTCGGTTTTGCCTGCGTGTCGCCACGCGAACACGCGATCCGTGGCAGCCAACTTTCATTCGCCCATGAACATGCCTCCGCGATCATGCAGGCTCTCATTGACCGCGGGGTCATTGGCGACTTTCGTCAACCCAATCTATTGCGCTTTGGCTTTACGCCGCTCTATTTGCGATATACAGATGTCTGCGACGCCGTAAAGGTAATACGCGAGGTCATGCAGTGCGGCGCATGGAAAGCAACCCGGTTTCAGCAACGAAAACAAGTTACCTGA
- the bamC gene encoding outer membrane protein assembly factor BamC yields MSRNLLIASLLGLLLAGCGAFSNKSTDYRSQGGKIPSLEVPPDLTSPIADDRFVIPDSKATTFSTYNRERSNAPVTGSAVLPKVESARIERAGEQRWLVVKATPEQVWSTLKEFWLESGFVLKRETPDVGIMETDWAENRAKIPQDLVRRTIGRFVDGLYESGMRDKFRTRIELGTERGTTDIYVSHRGVEEVYANPDKLGTAWQPRPADKELEAEMLARLMVKFGVAFSADKASVVAGATTAPANVARASYDRNQGGSLKLSEPFDRAWRRVGLALDRVGFTVEDRDRSKGLFFVRYIDPEAEAKSGQDKGLLDKLAFWRKDEPVAKPQAVQEKGFLDKLAFWRSDDPATKPQYRIYVAEAAGVTNVDVQGADGKVDNSATAKRILGLLLEQLR; encoded by the coding sequence ATGTCTCGAAATCTGCTGATTGCCTCACTGCTTGGCCTGCTACTTGCGGGTTGCGGTGCCTTTTCAAACAAAAGCACCGACTATCGATCTCAAGGCGGCAAAATTCCTTCGCTGGAGGTGCCGCCGGATCTTACGTCGCCGATCGCCGATGACCGTTTCGTGATTCCCGATTCCAAGGCAACGACGTTCTCAACTTATAATCGTGAGCGAAGCAATGCACCGGTCACCGGCAGCGCGGTGTTGCCAAAAGTGGAAAGTGCTCGCATTGAGCGTGCCGGTGAACAACGCTGGCTGGTCGTGAAAGCGACGCCCGAGCAGGTTTGGTCAACCCTCAAGGAGTTCTGGCTGGAGAGTGGCTTCGTGCTCAAACGTGAGACTCCGGATGTCGGTATCATGGAGACAGACTGGGCGGAAAATCGCGCGAAAATTCCGCAGGATCTGGTACGACGGACAATCGGACGCTTTGTTGATGGTCTTTATGAATCGGGCATGCGTGACAAATTCCGCACGCGGATCGAGCTCGGTACGGAACGGGGTACCACCGATATCTACGTGAGTCATCGCGGTGTGGAAGAGGTTTACGCCAACCCGGACAAGCTCGGTACGGCTTGGCAGCCGCGCCCGGCGGACAAGGAACTGGAAGCGGAAATGCTTGCCCGTCTGATGGTGAAATTCGGCGTTGCCTTCAGCGCAGACAAGGCCAGCGTGGTAGCCGGTGCGACGACTGCACCGGCCAATGTCGCGCGCGCATCGTACGACAGGAATCAGGGCGGATCACTGAAGCTCAGTGAACCATTCGACCGCGCCTGGCGTCGTGTCGGTCTGGCGTTGGATCGTGTCGGATTTACCGTGGAAGATCGTGATCGCTCGAAGGGATTGTTCTTCGTGCGCTACATCGATCCAGAGGCCGAGGCGAAGTCCGGCCAGGACAAAGGTCTATTGGACAAGTTGGCGTTCTGGCGCAAGGACGAACCGGTCGCGAAGCCGCAGGCCGTCCAGGAAAAGGGATTCCTGGATAAGTTGGCGTTCTGGCGCAGTGATGATCCAGCGACGAAGCCGCAGTACCGGATATATGTTGCCGAAGCAGCTGGCGTGACAAATGTGGATGTGCAGGGTGCCGACGGCAAAGTGGACAATTCTGCAACCGCAAAGCGAATCCTCGGCTTGCTGCTTGAACAGTTGAGATAA
- a CDS encoding AI-2E family transporter, translating to MSPRCCSRCLGFGILLWVLSPILAPFLAAAILAYIFDPLVSKLERRGMSRAIGTGIAVMLLLLAVLLLLLIVLPLFYKEILQLVEQIPSFAEQLKTRAIPWLNEQLGVAISLDPTSFRQFVADNLADTSGIAKKLFSSVSVGGLAVLGFMINLLLIPVVLFYFLRDWNILLGHIDKLIPRQMHPTISVVAKEVDAVLSEFLRGQVSVMLIMAVYYVVSLWLAGLNFALPVGLITGLLVFVPYLGSGTGLVLGTVAAVMQFPTINGVALVWAVFGVGQLIEGFFVTPWLVGDRIGLHPVAVIFALLAFGQVFGFFGLLLALPASAAILVGLRHLNATYQASALYSK from the coding sequence ATGTCGCCACGATGCTGCTCGCGATGCTTGGGTTTTGGGATTCTGCTGTGGGTGCTATCACCGATACTTGCACCGTTTCTGGCCGCCGCGATCCTCGCATACATTTTTGACCCCTTGGTCAGCAAACTTGAACGGAGGGGGATGTCGCGGGCAATAGGCACGGGCATTGCAGTCATGTTGCTGCTGCTTGCCGTGCTGCTGCTGCTGCTGATTGTGTTACCGCTTTTCTACAAGGAAATCCTTCAGCTTGTTGAGCAGATTCCGAGCTTTGCGGAGCAGCTGAAAACACGGGCGATTCCGTGGCTCAATGAGCAATTGGGCGTCGCGATCAGTCTTGACCCCACCTCGTTCCGGCAATTCGTGGCCGACAATCTGGCGGACACGTCGGGTATCGCGAAAAAACTGTTTTCCTCGGTTAGCGTAGGCGGGCTCGCTGTTCTTGGTTTCATGATCAACTTGTTGCTTATCCCCGTCGTGTTGTTCTACTTTCTGCGGGACTGGAATATTTTGCTGGGGCATATCGACAAGCTGATTCCGCGTCAAATGCACCCGACCATATCGGTTGTGGCAAAAGAGGTTGATGCCGTCCTGTCAGAATTTCTGCGTGGCCAGGTGAGCGTAATGCTCATCATGGCGGTCTATTACGTGGTTAGTCTGTGGCTGGCCGGGCTGAACTTTGCATTGCCGGTCGGGCTCATCACCGGGTTGCTGGTGTTTGTTCCCTATCTGGGCAGTGGCACTGGCCTTGTTCTCGGTACCGTGGCGGCAGTCATGCAGTTTCCAACCATTAACGGCGTGGCATTGGTTTGGGCCGTGTTTGGCGTGGGACAGTTGATTGAGGGATTCTTCGTCACGCCCTGGCTGGTAGGCGACCGCATCGGCCTGCATCCGGTGGCGGTGATATTTGCCTTGCTGGCGTTCGGGCAAGTATTTGGATTCTTTGGCTTGTTGCTGGCGCTACCGGCGAGTGCTGCGATATTGGTTGGGCTGCGTCACCTCAACGCCACCTATCAGGCGAGCGCGCTGTATTCGAAATAG
- the nadA gene encoding quinolinate synthase NadA: MPTIAPIKIEFDHPRINGLRSRITTEQAWAKVFAEPSQKERIELKARIKRTLKEQDAVLVAHYYVHPDLQDLAEETGGCVSDSLEMARFGHNHPAKTIVVCGVRFMGETAKILNPEKRVIMPELEAECSLDLGCPADEFAAYCDANPDRTVVVYANTSAAVKARADWMVTSSIGLKIVEHLHAQGKKILWAPDRHLGNYIQRETGADMLMWQGSCMVHDEFKAFELAELKKKHPLAMVLVHPESPEAVVKLADVVGSTTQIIRAAQTLDAHEFIVATDKGIFHKMQAAAPGKLFIEAPTAGNSATCKSCAHCPWMAMNGLANLAEVLTLGNNEINIDGTVADRARRSIQRMLDFAKGLDLGNAASKNAPGNVRGIGPA; encoded by the coding sequence ATGCCGACGATAGCCCCGATCAAGATTGAATTCGACCACCCACGCATCAATGGCTTGCGCTCACGGATAACGACGGAGCAGGCATGGGCCAAGGTCTTTGCCGAGCCTTCACAGAAGGAGCGCATTGAGCTCAAGGCTCGCATTAAGCGCACGCTGAAAGAGCAGGATGCCGTGCTGGTCGCCCACTATTACGTGCACCCCGACTTGCAGGATCTTGCGGAAGAGACCGGTGGATGCGTGTCTGATTCGCTGGAGATGGCCCGCTTTGGCCATAACCACCCGGCCAAAACCATCGTTGTGTGCGGCGTGCGCTTCATGGGCGAAACGGCAAAGATTCTCAACCCCGAGAAGCGCGTGATCATGCCCGAACTGGAGGCGGAATGCTCGCTGGATCTGGGTTGCCCGGCCGACGAGTTTGCGGCGTACTGTGATGCAAACCCTGATCGCACGGTGGTGGTCTATGCCAACACCAGCGCCGCAGTCAAGGCGCGCGCTGACTGGATGGTGACTTCATCCATCGGATTGAAAATTGTCGAACACTTGCACGCGCAAGGGAAGAAAATTCTCTGGGCGCCGGATCGCCATTTGGGTAATTACATCCAGCGCGAAACAGGCGCCGACATGTTAATGTGGCAGGGCTCCTGCATGGTGCATGACGAGTTCAAGGCTTTCGAGTTGGCGGAACTCAAGAAGAAGCATCCACTGGCCATGGTACTTGTGCATCCGGAATCCCCTGAAGCCGTGGTGAAGCTGGCGGACGTGGTTGGTTCAACCACACAAATTATCCGCGCCGCGCAGACACTCGACGCGCACGAGTTCATCGTTGCGACCGATAAGGGGATTTTCCACAAGATGCAGGCTGCCGCACCCGGAAAACTTTTCATCGAGGCGCCGACGGCGGGAAATTCGGCCACCTGCAAAAGTTGCGCGCATTGTCCATGGATGGCCATGAACGGGCTCGCAAATCTGGCGGAAGTGCTCACGCTGGGCAACAATGAAATCAATATCGACGGCACCGTTGCAGATCGCGCAAGACGGTCAATCCAGCGGATGCTGGATTTTGCCAAAGGACTGGATCTCGGCAATGCTGCGTCGAAAAATGCGCCAGGAAATGTTCGGGGTATTGGGCCAGCATGA
- a CDS encoding phosphoribosylglycinamide formyltransferase, with protein sequence MKSFVILISGRGSNMEAIVKAQLPIEIRAVITNRPDAKGLGFASTQGIATAVVDHKAFASRDAFDAALAETIDQYRPDYIVLAGFMRILTDQFIARYPHRIVNIHPSLLPAFPGLHTHRQALAAGVKLHGATVHFVTPRLDHGPIIVQTAVPVLQDDSEDALATRVLVQEHHMYPLAIKWLAEGRVKITPGDVVQLSGLDVSGQVSNAHLGFPCE encoded by the coding sequence ATGAAATCCTTCGTCATACTCATCTCCGGTCGCGGCAGCAACATGGAGGCGATCGTCAAGGCGCAATTGCCGATAGAAATTCGCGCGGTAATCACCAACCGGCCTGACGCGAAAGGGCTCGGCTTTGCGTCCACGCAGGGCATCGCAACCGCGGTAGTCGATCACAAGGCGTTTGCGTCGCGCGATGCGTTCGACGCCGCACTCGCCGAGACCATCGACCAATATCGCCCCGATTACATCGTGCTGGCCGGTTTTATGCGCATCCTGACCGATCAATTCATCGCGCGTTATCCCCATCGGATCGTCAATATCCACCCGTCGCTTTTGCCTGCGTTCCCGGGTTTGCACACCCATCGTCAGGCGCTCGCCGCGGGCGTCAAGCTGCACGGCGCAACGGTTCACTTCGTCACACCACGGCTGGATCATGGACCGATCATCGTGCAGACGGCAGTGCCCGTCTTGCAAGACGATTCGGAAGACGCACTGGCGACTCGGGTACTGGTCCAGGAACATCACATGTATCCATTGGCGATCAAGTGGCTTGCCGAGGGACGCGTGAAAATAACGCCTGGAGATGTCGTCCAGTTGTCGGGCCTGGACGTTTCTGGACAAGTCAGTAATGCCCACCTTGGCTTTCCATGCGAATAA
- a CDS encoding class I SAM-dependent methyltransferase, producing MHSSETSSTVPHDLAPSDWVIRFGVSVPSGGRVLDVACGAGRHANWFVGRGHVVNAVDKEKSPKLSAQIAFKQADIEICRWPYADELFAAVVVTNYLHRALLKTLVNSVAAHGWLIYETFAEGNEQFGRPSRSDFLLRPGELLDAVHGKLRVVAYEHRYVDKPKPAMVQRIAAQNLID from the coding sequence ATGCATTCGAGCGAAACGAGTTCCACGGTTCCTCACGATCTTGCGCCTTCCGACTGGGTCATTCGATTCGGCGTGAGCGTACCTTCCGGCGGGCGGGTGCTGGATGTCGCGTGCGGTGCGGGCAGGCATGCAAACTGGTTTGTCGGGCGCGGCCATGTCGTGAATGCAGTGGACAAAGAAAAATCGCCAAAACTTTCCGCGCAAATTGCGTTCAAACAGGCCGACATTGAAATTTGTCGTTGGCCGTATGCGGATGAGTTGTTCGCGGCGGTCGTTGTAACCAACTATCTTCACCGTGCATTGCTGAAGACGTTGGTGAATTCGGTTGCAGCGCATGGCTGGCTGATTTATGAAACATTTGCGGAGGGAAATGAGCAATTCGGCAGGCCTTCGCGATCGGATTTTCTTTTGCGGCCGGGAGAATTGCTGGACGCGGTGCACGGCAAGTTAAGGGTCGTCGCTTACGAACATCGCTACGTGGACAAACCGAAACCGGCCATGGTTCAGCGAATTGCTGCCCAAAACCTGATTGACTGA
- a CDS encoding HAMP domain-containing protein gives MGLRLKFNLILLAVFVAGFATIGMVALRYLENQAIDEARRAALVVLDAAGFSNLDPRIASGLGSRLVEMKIREFTATDELSGIEGQVAQKMSAANSSQMTEILTAPAGGRRLAVARTFHPAGSGGARIRLANIDLVPVLATANTALITLMSSIGAVFLAVFVVLNLMLDRMIVRPVAEMARQADAVSIGNFSIPEFAPKTRDEIGVLGIAFNRMRRSTEEAIKLLKGSNF, from the coding sequence ATGGGTCTGCGACTCAAGTTCAACCTCATTTTGCTCGCTGTCTTTGTGGCTGGCTTTGCGACCATTGGCATGGTCGCCCTACGCTATCTTGAAAATCAGGCAATCGATGAAGCCCGGCGTGCGGCACTGGTGGTGCTCGACGCCGCGGGATTTTCAAATCTCGATCCGCGCATCGCCTCCGGCCTGGGTTCCCGGCTGGTTGAAATGAAAATACGCGAGTTCACCGCAACGGATGAGTTAAGCGGCATCGAAGGGCAAGTTGCGCAAAAAATGAGCGCGGCAAATTCAAGCCAGATGACGGAAATATTGACCGCGCCCGCTGGTGGCCGGCGCCTCGCGGTCGCCCGCACTTTCCATCCTGCTGGCTCGGGCGGCGCAAGAATTCGCTTGGCAAACATCGATCTGGTGCCCGTGCTGGCCACGGCCAATACCGCACTTATCACCCTGATGAGCTCAATTGGTGCGGTGTTCCTCGCTGTATTTGTCGTCCTGAATTTGATGCTCGACCGAATGATCGTCCGTCCGGTGGCGGAAATGGCCCGTCAGGCCGATGCGGTTTCGATCGGCAATTTTTCCATCCCGGAATTTGCACCCAAAACCAGGGACGAGATCGGTGTGCTCGGCATTGCGTTTAATCGCATGCGCCGCAGTACCGAAGAGGCGATCAAACTATTGAAGGGCAGCAACTTCTAG
- a CDS encoding DUF3108 domain-containing protein yields MPRSVKFGLISFLLSASALMAGILHAQIHAASPTQIIAHYKIHKSGILIGTVEERFTRDGDTYKIVSDTHTAGALKWFLNDQVTLSSEGRIGAAGLEPVRYELKRHNDSTKNVSATFDYGKSQIVSTRNNKTESFALPPGTLDRISAMYQFAFFAPLTPEVTFWMSQGKEAEQYHYRKQGEPTIKIGDVSYTTVHYARETRQGQSQAQLWLARNQHHIPVRLMFEDSRGLSLEQTLVSLQTQ; encoded by the coding sequence ATGCCGCGCTCAGTCAAATTCGGATTGATTTCATTTCTGCTGTCTGCCAGCGCCTTGATGGCGGGGATTTTGCATGCCCAAATCCATGCCGCCAGCCCGACGCAAATCATCGCCCACTACAAGATTCACAAGAGCGGCATCCTGATTGGCACCGTGGAAGAGCGCTTCACTCGTGACGGAGACACTTACAAGATCGTCTCGGATACGCACACTGCAGGCGCCTTGAAGTGGTTCTTGAACGATCAGGTCACGCTGAGCTCCGAAGGCAGGATTGGCGCGGCGGGGTTGGAGCCGGTTCGCTACGAGCTTAAGCGTCACAATGACTCGACAAAAAACGTGTCCGCCACCTTCGATTACGGCAAGAGCCAGATTGTTTCCACCCGCAACAATAAAACCGAATCGTTCGCCTTGCCGCCGGGCACGCTTGATCGTATTTCAGCAATGTACCAGTTTGCGTTTTTCGCTCCGCTCACGCCGGAAGTGACTTTTTGGATGAGTCAGGGCAAAGAAGCCGAGCAATATCACTATCGCAAACAAGGTGAGCCGACTATCAAGATTGGCGACGTCTCATATACCACCGTGCACTATGCGCGTGAGACCCGGCAAGGCCAATCCCAAGCGCAACTCTGGCTTGCCAGGAATCAGCATCACATACCGGTGAGACTCATGTTTGAAGACTCGCGCGGCTTGTCTCTGGAGCAGACTCTGGTCAGTCTGCAGACGCAATGA
- the purM gene encoding phosphoribosylformylglycinamidine cyclo-ligase, translating into MNNSLSPLTYKDAGVDIDAGDQLVENIKPFAKRTMRPEVLGGIGGFGALVEVSKKFKNPVMVSGTDGVGTKLKLAFHLNKHDTVGQDLVAMSVNDILVQGAEPIFFLDYFACGKLNVAVATDVVKGIAYGCELAGCALIGGETAEMPSMYPEGEYDLAGFAVGLMEKANVITGKSIRAGDVVLGLKSSGAHSNGYSLIRKVIERSGVDLHAAQNQQLALDLLAPTRIYVKPLLALLDAHPQWVKGMAHITGGGLTENIPRVLPDDVMAVINGKSWDAPPVFAWLQQHGQIDDQEMARTFNCGIGMVVVVANEHADTATRFLQGAGETVFSIGEIRARPPGAAQTVVNRKNA; encoded by the coding sequence ATGAATAACTCGCTCTCGCCCCTGACCTACAAAGACGCCGGTGTCGATATCGACGCAGGTGACCAGCTCGTTGAAAATATCAAGCCCTTTGCCAAACGCACCATGCGCCCGGAGGTACTGGGCGGGATTGGCGGCTTCGGCGCACTGGTTGAAGTATCGAAGAAGTTCAAGAATCCCGTGATGGTCTCCGGCACCGATGGCGTCGGCACCAAGCTCAAGCTTGCGTTTCACCTCAACAAGCACGATACCGTTGGCCAGGATCTTGTCGCCATGAGCGTAAACGACATTCTGGTGCAGGGAGCAGAGCCCATTTTCTTCCTCGACTACTTCGCCTGCGGGAAACTGAATGTAGCGGTGGCCACCGACGTGGTCAAGGGCATCGCCTACGGCTGCGAACTGGCCGGCTGCGCGCTGATCGGCGGCGAGACGGCCGAGATGCCATCCATGTATCCCGAGGGTGAATATGATCTTGCCGGTTTTGCCGTTGGCCTGATGGAAAAAGCAAACGTCATCACCGGCAAGTCCATTCGCGCGGGTGACGTTGTGCTCGGGCTCAAGTCGAGCGGCGCGCATTCGAACGGTTATTCATTGATCCGTAAAGTCATCGAGCGATCGGGGGTCGATTTGCATGCCGCGCAAAACCAGCAATTGGCACTCGACCTGTTGGCGCCGACGCGCATATACGTCAAACCGCTGCTGGCGCTACTTGACGCACACCCGCAGTGGGTAAAAGGCATGGCGCACATCACCGGTGGCGGCCTCACCGAGAATATTCCGCGGGTATTGCCCGACGATGTCATGGCCGTCATCAACGGCAAGTCGTGGGATGCTCCACCGGTATTTGCATGGTTACAGCAACACGGCCAGATCGACGATCAGGAAATGGCGCGAACCTTCAACTGCGGTATCGGCATGGTCGTTGTCGTTGCAAACGAGCATGCCGACACGGCGACGCGGTTCCTGCAGGGCGCGGGGGAAACGGTGTTCTCGATCGGCGAAATTCGCGCGCGACCGCCAGGCGCGGCGCAGACCGTGGTCAATCGGAAAAATGCGTGA